Proteins found in one Lycium ferocissimum isolate CSIRO_LF1 chromosome 6, AGI_CSIRO_Lferr_CH_V1, whole genome shotgun sequence genomic segment:
- the LOC132060480 gene encoding TMV resistance protein N-like, producing the protein MDFTMGGFLQALDDSHHEEKLDKVDIVSQNWLMNQAQQLGVYGDHREGISRMMEEFLKIHVGQSQEVKLLEIAIQKLEAELNAKIEACDAQYQRVMECNFEMVSIEEEVMIDFQELMVNCQPTNLKIMQDAEIEELILELHKKVHEMVFENSSSFFGKDAQDEANLEFGRIGSHSNHFSTLCLVDDMVELTEPMEDCGDEEEESHFPCLRKLISLILNLMRTPDFREMPNLEYLDMSFCTNLEEVDDSLGYCGKLIRLDLGYCSSLKRFPCVNLESLEYLGLMFCYSLEKFPEIKGRRKLGLEIHMDYFGIREIPSSFFQSGAHLTKLDLSFMKNLVALPRGIGMLKSLVELDVSYFSSLEILPEEIGDLENLERLDARYTLISRPPSSIARLNKLKSLSFEKSKLESLQDGVCFVFPQVNGGLHSLEYLDLSYCNLIDGGLPEDIGSLSSLKELNLRGNNFEHLPQSIAQLGALQSLHLSDCKRLKELPAQLGALRILDVSGCFQLTQLPEFVQQLDRIDADWSNDWICNSLFQNISSLQHDFSASHSLLLRVFTSRWRAIPSWLHHQGMDTTVIPSWFHHQGMDTSVSVNLSENCAYAEEFMRKLPQFDQQLVKQRHETEDVEEMYTLQI; encoded by the exons ATGGATTTCACCATGGGAGGATTTTTACAAGCTTTGGACGATTCTCACCATGAAGAAAAACTTGACAAAGTGGATATTGTGAGCCAAAATTGGCTTATGaatcaagctcaacaacttggAGTCTATGGGGATCACCGCGAAGGCATTTCACGGATGATGgaagaatttctaaaaatacatgttgggcaaagtcaagaagtgaagCTACTTGAAATTGCTATCCAGAAATTGGAGGCCGAATTGAATGCAAAGATTGAGGCATGTGATGCTCAATATCAAAGGGTCATGGAATGTAATTTTGAGATGGTTTCAATTGAAGAAGAggttatgattgattttcaagagCTAATGGTAAATTGCCAACCGACCAACCTAAAAATAATGCAAGATGCCGAGATTGAAGAATTGATActagagttgcataaaaaagttCATGAGATGGTTTTTGAAAACTCTAGTTCATTTTTTGGTAAGGATGCCCAAGAtgaggcaaatttggaatttgggcgCATTGGATCACATTCCAACCATTTTTCCACATTGTGCTTGGTTGATGATATGGTTGAACTAACCGAGCCTATGGAGGATtgtggagatgaagaagaagaaagc CATTTTCCTTGTCTACGGAAGCTGATCTCTCTCATTCTGAATCTGATGCGAACACCAGATTTCAGAGAGATGCCAAATTTGGAGTATTTGGATATGTCATTTTGTACTAATCTTGAAGAGGTTGATGATTCCCTGGGGTATTGCGGTAAACTCATTCGGTTAGATTTGGGTTATTGCTCAAGCCTTAAGAGGTTTCCATGTGTTAACTTGGAATCTCTTGAATATCTGGGTCTAATGTTTTGCTACAGTTTAGAGAAATTTCCAGAGATCAAGGGAAGACGTAAGCTGGGGTTAGAGATTCACATGGATTACTTTGGGATAAGGGAAATACCATCATCTTTTTTTCAGTCTGGAGCTCATCTTACCAAGCTAGATTTGAGCTTTATGAAAAACCTTGTAGCTCTTCCAAGAGGCATTGGTATGTTGAAAAGCTTGGTGGAACTAGATGTGTCGTATTTCTCAAGCCTTGAAATCTTGCCAGAAGAGATAGGGGATTTAGAAAACTTGGAGAGGCTTGATGCCAGGTATACTCTGATTTCACGACCTCCGTCTTCCATTGCCCGGTTGAACAAGCTTAAATCCTTGagttttgaaaaatcaaaattagaaagccTCCAAGATGGAGTGTGCTTTGTGTTCCCTCAGGTGAATGGCGGATTACACTCATTGGAATATCTGGATCTCAGTTACTGCAATTTAATAGATGGAGGACTTCCGGAAGACATTGGATCCTTATCCTCTTTGAAAGAGTTGAATCTCAGGGGAAATAATTTTGAGCATTTGCCTCAAAGCATAGCCCAACTTGGTGCTCTTCAATCCTTGCACTTATCAGATTGCAAGAGGCTTAAAGAGTTGCCAGCCCAACTTGGTGCTCTTCGAATCTTGGACGTATCAGGCTGCTTCCAGCTTACACAGCTACCTGAATTTGTACAACAATTAGATAGAATAGATGCAGATTGGAGCAATGATTGGATCTGTAATTCGTTGTTTCAGAATATCTCATCATTGCAGCATGACTTCTCTGCTTCACATTCCTTGTTACTAAGAGTGTTTACCAGCAGGTGGAGGGCTATCCCAAGTTGGTTACACCACCAAGGAATGGATACAACTGTTATCCCAAGTTGGTTCCACCACCAAGGAATGGATACAAGTGTATCTGTCAATTTGTCTGAGAATTG